TTAATGGTTGCTAACACTGGATTCAACTGTTTAGTTATCTAGCCTGTGTCCCCGCCAAGCAATAATATTTCTTTAAGAGTTAGCCTTCCTGTTTGGCTGGTCTGCATGTCTCCCCACAGATACTTGATGCATGCTAATGCACTATCCTCAGCAGCTATTTCTATAAGATCTTATTCCTTACTGTTGACGTGCATTTGCATTACAGTCCCAACTATAGAAACAGCAATTATATGTAAGTCATGCTTGAATGCTCAAAAATAGAGCCGAATCCTGTGGTTTGACCATGATGTGTGGAGTGCTCCACTACATCACACATTTCCTAGGTCTCAAAATGGTAGAATTTAGGAATGTTGGCTCCTGCACATGGCAAAGCAGATCAAACACCAACACTCTCCTCTATGGCTTAAGAATGAATCATGTGACTGAACAGAAGGGTTCCATTACCAGATTCTCACCGCCAAAATATCCGCcaaccagaatatgccaaTGATCCTCCAAAAAAAATGTATCTTCCATCtagtatacagagtacagcaCAACACAACAACTTGGAACACTTCCAAGGGAGCTTCTCCCCCATCCGGGAAGGGATCCGAAGGAGTTCCTTGGCGGTGGATCAAAATGCTCCATTTACGCATCCGTCCGCTCCCCCGTCTCCAACCGGCATCATCCATCCCCACCCAGTCTGCCCCTCCTTCCGACTTCCACAATGAAGACAACAGCAACGATGACGACTCCGCTGAGGacctcttctctgccttcCTCCCTCATCTTTTCCCCGACGACGCGCCCTCCTTCCATGGAGACCCCGGCCAGCGGCTCCTGTACACCTCCCCGCGCTACGGCGACCTCGAGATCATGGTGCCCTCATACCCGAGCCAGAGCGAGCGCCGCTCGGAAGAGATCGCGGCTGGCCTGCCGTCAGAAGATGGCAGCGTGAATGCCGTCGACGAGGGCCGCAAGCTATTTGCGCATTTTCTCTGGAGCGCTGCGATGGTGGTCGCCGAGGGTGTGGAAAAGGCCGACACCCTGGCCACGCGCGGTGAGCTCGACGCTGACACAGCCATGTGGATGGTGCGCGGCGAGCGTGTGCTGGAACTCGGCGCTGGCACTGCGTTGCCTTCTATTATATGTGCACGTGCACACGCTGCTGCTGTCACCATCACTGATCACCCATCGTCGCCTGCATTAACCGGTGCTATTGACTTTAACATTCGTCGTAATCTAGCAGCGACAGAAGCAGAAGTCATGAGCCAGCCGCATGAATGGGGCATGCTGGAACCAGACCCGTGGGCCGTTGCGCACCGCGGTGCCTTCACCCGCATCATCGCGGCTGACTGCTACTGGGTGCGCTCGCAGCATGAGAACCTGGTGCGCTCGATGAACTGGTTCCTGGCGCCAGGTGGAAAGATCTGGGTTGTGGCAGGATTCCACACAGGGCGCGCGATTGTAGCATGGTTCTTTGAGACGGCCATGCAGAATGGACTGGAGATTGAGCGCATCTACGAGCGGGATCTTATTGCCACCAGCGAGGATGGGGGCGAGGTGCGGCGTGAGTGGATGCCTGAGCGTGAAGGTGAGGGGCCAGAGAATCGGCGGAGATGGTGTGTGGTTGCTCTTTTACAAAGGAGAGAGTAatcttttgtttcttgtATAGACGTGGCTCCCATGATTAATGAGTATATCATCTTCCATACCAAGTCCTGAGCTTTACCTAGACACACTGAAAGCACATTATACAAAACCCTGCCCTTAAAGGCGATTTCCAGATCCCTGGCCTCGTTTCCTGCCGGCAGGCAAAGGCATGAAAACAGGAATATGAAGaccccatcaacatcattgttAAGAAACTCAGCTGCGTCCCGACCTAATCGGCCTGCTCTTCCTCACACTGAGTAGGGACAACATCATTTTCGAAGATGCCAGTGCTGTCTGGATTCGTGCCTTTCAAGAGTATGAACCTGCTGTTTCTGTGTTCCGGTGCTCCCTCATGGCACAGCAACCGACTTCCAATCAGCGACGGGCTTTCAATCCTGTACCAGTCAAAACAAACCGAGAATCGACGGACTTGATTAGCAATTTATTCACTAATTTCCGCACTGTGTAccttgatgatgacactCGAACAGAGAATGAATAATCCCCTGTCTCTTCTCTACCATTATATATTATGTCGTGACTCGGTGTGCTCCAATCTCAAGCAGTTAGATCTTGATAAAGCCATGGGATATAGCCAACTTACTGTAATAGAATAAGGTTCCTTGCCTCTGATCTGGTAGATGAGGCTGTCCTCTGGTCACAGAAACATAATACGCCAAGGGACTCTGAGAACACAGTACGGTATATGGCACATACATGCGAGATCGTCTTGCCGGGACGCCATTTAAATATTAAGTAGGCCCCTTGGTTTGGTCTTCCTAACATGTCATTCACacctttcttctctccgaAGCCGCCAGGATGCTAACCCTAACCACCGAGTCGCTT
The DNA window shown above is from Aspergillus fumigatus Af293 chromosome 1, whole genome shotgun sequence and carries:
- a CDS encoding putative nicotinamide N-methyltransferase yields the protein MPMILQKKCIFHLVYRVQHNTTTWNTSKGASPPSGKGSEGVPWRWIKMLHLRIRPLPRLQPASSIPTQSAPPSDFHNEDNSNDDDSAEDLFSAFLPHLFPDDAPSFHGDPGQRLLYTSPRYGDLEIMLFAHFLWSAAMVVAEGVEKADTLATRGELDADTAMWMVRGERVLELGAGTALPSIICARAHAAAVTITDHPSSPALTGAIDFNIRRNLAATEAEVMSQPHEWGMLEPDPWAVAHRGAFTRIIAADCYWVRSQHENLVRSMNWFLAPGGKIWVVAGFHTGRAIVAWFFETAMQNGLEIERIYERDLIATSEDGGEVRREWMPEREGEGPENRRRWCVVALLQRRE